The following are encoded in a window of Bacillota bacterium genomic DNA:
- the uvrB gene encoding excinuclease ABC subunit UvrB — MKEFKLRTDLEPKGDQPRAARELAEGIRAGYRCQTLLGATGTGKTFTDALVIQEVQKPTLVIAHNKTLAAQLCSEFRALFPENAVEYFVSYYDYYQPEAYIPQTDTYIEKDSSINDEIDRLRHAATSALLERRDVIIVASVSCIYGLGSPEDYKNLTLTLRQGDEVDRDAVLRKLVSIQYARNDVGFTRGTFRVRGDVVEVIPAYGENAMRIEFFGDEVDRILEVDVLTGEVVRDTTSVTIFPATHFITSDEKLKRALVSIERELEDRLAELRAAGKLLEAQRLEQRTRYDLEMLAEVGYCQGIENYSRHLTGRQPGEPPATLLDYFPDDFLVIIDESHVTLPQLHAMYAGDRSRKENLVEYGFRLPSAFDNRPLTFEEFEQRVNQVIFASATPGPYELRVSSQVVEQIIRPTGLVDPEVEVRPVRNQIDDLLSEIRSRVDAGERVLVTTLTKKMAEDLTDYLVDMGVKARYLHSEIDTLERVEILRDLRLGDFDVLVGINLLREGLDLPEVSLVAILDADKEGYLRSETSLIQTIGRAARNVHGKVIMYADVITESMKRAIDETNRRRRIQLEYNRRHGITPETVKKAVHHIAEFARAAEDRPTYGAAATVGAKGRRASPTGALSAEGRPLDEFEAAERMSDKELAALIRALEDEMRKAAQALEFERAAELRDRIRALRRRFAS; from the coding sequence ATGAAGGAATTCAAGCTCAGAACGGATCTAGAGCCTAAGGGAGATCAGCCGAGAGCCGCGCGCGAGCTCGCGGAGGGCATCAGGGCGGGCTATCGTTGCCAGACGCTCCTTGGGGCGACTGGCACCGGCAAGACGTTCACCGATGCCCTGGTGATCCAGGAAGTCCAAAAGCCAACGCTGGTGATCGCCCACAACAAGACGCTCGCAGCTCAGCTTTGCAGCGAGTTTCGAGCGCTTTTCCCGGAGAACGCCGTCGAGTATTTTGTCAGCTACTACGATTATTATCAACCAGAGGCGTACATCCCGCAGACCGACACATACATCGAGAAGGATTCGTCCATAAACGACGAGATAGACCGGCTCCGGCACGCTGCGACCAGCGCTCTCCTTGAACGGCGCGACGTCATTATCGTGGCGAGCGTCTCGTGTATTTACGGCCTCGGGTCCCCCGAGGACTACAAAAACCTCACCTTGACGCTTCGGCAGGGTGACGAGGTCGACAGGGATGCCGTGTTGAGGAAGCTCGTGAGCATTCAGTACGCGCGTAACGACGTCGGGTTCACGCGGGGCACTTTCAGGGTCCGTGGCGACGTGGTGGAGGTGATCCCCGCCTACGGAGAGAACGCGATGAGAATCGAGTTCTTCGGCGACGAGGTCGACCGCATCCTCGAGGTGGACGTGCTCACCGGCGAGGTGGTCCGGGACACGACCTCGGTAACGATATTCCCAGCGACCCATTTCATCACCAGCGACGAGAAGCTGAAAAGGGCCCTCGTCAGCATAGAGAGGGAGCTCGAAGACCGTCTTGCCGAGCTCCGCGCGGCCGGCAAGCTGCTCGAGGCTCAGAGGCTTGAGCAGCGCACCCGTTATGACTTGGAGATGCTGGCCGAGGTGGGCTATTGTCAGGGCATCGAGAATTACTCCCGCCACCTCACGGGAAGGCAGCCGGGTGAGCCGCCGGCCACGTTGTTGGATTACTTCCCCGACGACTTCCTCGTCATAATCGACGAGTCGCACGTGACCTTGCCACAGTTGCATGCGATGTACGCCGGTGACAGGTCGCGGAAGGAGAACCTGGTCGAGTACGGGTTCAGGCTGCCGTCGGCGTTCGACAACCGGCCGCTGACGTTCGAGGAGTTCGAACAGCGCGTGAACCAGGTGATCTTCGCGTCCGCAACACCGGGGCCGTACGAGCTCCGCGTGAGCAGCCAGGTTGTGGAGCAGATCATACGGCCGACCGGGCTTGTCGACCCCGAGGTCGAGGTTCGTCCGGTGAGGAATCAGATAGACGACTTGCTCTCTGAGATCCGCTCCCGGGTGGACGCGGGCGAGCGGGTGCTCGTGACAACCCTCACGAAGAAAATGGCGGAGGATCTCACGGACTACCTGGTGGACATGGGAGTGAAGGCGCGATACCTGCATTCAGAGATCGACACCCTGGAGCGCGTGGAGATCCTGCGGGACCTTCGGCTCGGCGACTTCGACGTCCTCGTGGGCATAAACCTCCTGCGCGAGGGCCTGGACCTCCCCGAGGTGTCGTTGGTGGCGATCCTTGACGCCGACAAAGAGGGGTACTTGCGCTCCGAGACCTCCCTCATCCAAACGATCGGGCGCGCAGCACGGAACGTCCACGGCAAGGTCATCATGTACGCTGACGTTATCACCGAGTCCATGAAACGCGCCATTGACGAAACGAACCGGCGACGCCGGATACAGCTCGAGTACAACAGGCGTCACGGCATAACCCCCGAGACTGTTAAGAAAGCGGTCCATCATATCGCGGAGTTCGCGAGGGCCGCTGAGGATAGACCCACGTATGGAGCTGCGGCGACGGTCGGAGCCAAGGGCCGCCGAGCGAGCCCGACGGGGGCCTTGTCCGCTGAGGGTCGGCCCCTGGATGAGTTCGAGGCGGCAGAGAGAATGTCCGATAAGGAGCTTGCAGCGCTCATCCGCGCCTTGGAGGACGAGATGCGAAAGGCCGCGCAGGCACTTGAATTCGAGCGCGCAGCCGAGCTACGCGACAGGATTCGCGCCCTTCGCCGCCGGTTTGCGTCTTGA
- a CDS encoding 2,3-bisphosphoglycerate-independent phosphoglycerate mutase → MVHIEVIKNLAQKTDSKIVMAIVDGLGGLPHPDTGKTALESARTPNLDALAARSNCGLVEPVGIGITPGSGPSHLALFGYDPLRYEIGRGVLEALGVGVELERTDVAARGNFCTVDESGVITDRRAGRIPTEKNRELVEMLREIRIDGAEVILEPGKLHRFVAVFRGEGLSGDVEDTDPQHVGEKPKPALPRTPEAERTAALINQWLDKAKAVLRDKHPANMVLLRGFAKHPDIPSMSQAFKLNPAAIATYPMYRGVARLVGMQVLETGATIEDEVRTLRENFAKFDFFYLHVKETDSAGEDGDYARKVKVIEDFDRNLPAILELGPDVLVVTGDHSTPATLKAHSWHPVPFLIFSKWVRPERVSGFGETACAGGTLGTFPSLGVLPLAMAHALKLAKFGA, encoded by the coding sequence ATGGTGCACATCGAAGTCATCAAGAACTTGGCGCAGAAGACTGATTCCAAGATCGTCATGGCGATAGTCGACGGTCTTGGCGGCCTTCCTCATCCTGACACGGGGAAAACTGCGCTCGAGTCCGCCCGCACCCCCAATCTCGACGCACTGGCGGCGAGATCGAATTGCGGCCTGGTGGAGCCGGTTGGGATCGGGATCACGCCGGGGAGCGGCCCATCCCACCTCGCGCTGTTCGGATACGATCCCTTGAGATACGAGATAGGCCGCGGCGTGCTCGAGGCCCTCGGGGTCGGCGTCGAGCTCGAGCGGACTGACGTAGCTGCCCGAGGCAACTTCTGCACGGTGGACGAGTCCGGGGTGATCACCGATAGACGCGCGGGCAGGATCCCCACGGAGAAGAACCGTGAGCTTGTCGAGATGCTCCGCGAGATCAGGATCGACGGCGCCGAAGTGATCCTCGAGCCCGGCAAGCTCCACAGGTTCGTAGCGGTGTTCAGAGGCGAAGGGCTCTCTGGTGACGTGGAGGACACCGACCCGCAGCACGTGGGCGAGAAGCCCAAGCCTGCCCTGCCCCGCACCCCAGAGGCTGAGCGCACGGCCGCCCTCATTAACCAGTGGCTCGATAAGGCGAAGGCTGTGCTTCGCGACAAGCATCCCGCGAACATGGTCCTCCTGAGGGGCTTCGCGAAACACCCGGACATCCCCAGCATGTCCCAGGCTTTCAAGCTCAATCCCGCGGCGATCGCCACCTATCCGATGTATCGAGGCGTAGCGCGTCTGGTGGGCATGCAGGTCTTGGAGACGGGGGCTACCATAGAAGACGAGGTGAGGACGCTCCGGGAGAACTTCGCGAAGTTTGACTTCTTCTACCTGCACGTCAAGGAGACGGATAGCGCTGGCGAAGACGGCGACTACGCACGCAAGGTCAAGGTGATCGAGGACTTCGACCGGAACCTCCCGGCCATCTTGGAGCTTGGGCCCGACGTCCTGGTCGTGACCGGGGACCACTCCACGCCGGCGACCCTTAAGGCTCACAGCTGGCACCCCGTGCCCTTCCTGATCTTCTCAAAGTGGGTCAGGCCTGAAAGAGTCTCAGGGTTCGGCGAGACGGCTTGCGCCGGCGGGACACTCGGCACATTCCCGTCCCTCGGGGTGCTTCCGCTGGCCATGGCGCATGCCCTCAAGCTGGCGAAGTTCGGCGCATGA
- a CDS encoding phage holin family protein, which translates to MRARGFLTRCLINAIILLLIPYVMGPAVQVSGVLPALLGAFVLGIVNALIRPILIILSLPIQLLTLGLFTFVINGFMLWVVARLVGGFYIAGFWPAVLASILLSIGSSVLSFLVRDRAH; encoded by the coding sequence ATGCGTGCAAGGGGTTTTCTTACGAGATGCCTTATAAACGCGATCATACTGCTCCTTATCCCATATGTCATGGGCCCGGCCGTCCAGGTGAGCGGCGTGCTGCCTGCGCTCCTCGGGGCGTTCGTGCTCGGCATCGTCAACGCCCTGATCCGGCCGATCCTTATCATCTTGTCCCTGCCGATCCAGCTGCTCACGCTGGGCCTGTTCACGTTCGTCATCAACGGGTTCATGCTCTGGGTCGTTGCCAGGCTGGTGGGCGGGTTTTACATCGCCGGTTTCTGGCCCGCAGTGTTGGCTTCAATTCTCCTTTCCATCGGCAGCAGCGTGCTGAGCTTTCTCGTGCGTGACAGGGCCCACTAG
- a CDS encoding HAD family phosphatase: MGIKLIAIDVDLTLIGSDLKIGERARAAIRAAVEAGCVVTLASGRMFRATLPFAEELGLDAPLVAYNGALIKTAKTHEIISHRPVPLEHAREVIAYARGQGLHLNVYMDDTLYVERYDDEALAYMTHCKVEAVAVGDLGAFVDHPPTKLLVIASEEGVDRRLPELKAYFGGRLQVVRSLPRYIEFTAAGVSKGTALAILSQRLGLSREEVMAVGDSENDISMLEFAGVGVAVSNATEDVKNAADYITDGESGNGVAEAILRFAIGAGLARS, encoded by the coding sequence ATCGGGATCAAGCTCATTGCAATCGACGTAGACCTCACCCTCATCGGAAGCGACCTTAAGATCGGGGAACGCGCCCGTGCCGCCATACGTGCCGCCGTCGAAGCGGGTTGCGTGGTTACTCTCGCGAGCGGCCGAATGTTCCGGGCTACGCTCCCGTTCGCGGAAGAACTGGGGCTGGACGCGCCGCTTGTTGCGTACAACGGCGCGCTCATAAAGACAGCCAAGACGCACGAAATCATCAGCCATAGACCTGTCCCGCTGGAACATGCAAGAGAGGTCATAGCTTACGCCAGGGGGCAGGGCCTGCACCTCAATGTTTACATGGATGATACCCTCTACGTCGAGCGTTACGACGACGAGGCGCTGGCGTACATGACGCATTGCAAGGTGGAGGCGGTGGCCGTGGGAGATCTAGGCGCGTTCGTGGACCATCCTCCCACGAAGCTCCTGGTTATTGCGTCAGAGGAGGGGGTGGACCGGCGACTCCCCGAGCTCAAGGCGTATTTCGGGGGCCGCCTTCAAGTGGTTCGTTCGCTGCCTCGTTACATTGAGTTTACGGCCGCCGGCGTATCGAAGGGGACGGCCCTGGCGATCCTCTCTCAACGTCTCGGCCTCTCCCGCGAAGAGGTGATGGCGGTCGGAGACAGTGAGAACGACATATCGATGCTGGAGTTTGCGGGCGTGGGGGTTGCGGTGAGCAACGCCACCGAGGATGTCAAGAACGCGGCGGATTACATCACAGACGGTGAGAGCGGGAACGGTGTGGCAGAGGCTATACTCCGGTTCGCGATCGGTGCCGGGCTTGCCCGGTCGTGA
- a CDS encoding DUF2089 domain-containing protein, protein MRRRALGRCPVCGEALDVTRLSCPRCDTSIEGRFETCKFCQLSNEQRDFVEIFIKSRGNIKEVERELGVSYPTVRGRLDAVIQALGYPVERDKDDEAQLETRRKAVLESLAKGEIRADEAIKLLKQR, encoded by the coding sequence ATGAGACGAAGGGCTCTGGGCAGATGCCCCGTGTGCGGCGAAGCCCTCGACGTGACGAGGCTGTCGTGTCCTAGGTGCGACACGTCCATTGAGGGTCGGTTCGAGACATGCAAGTTCTGCCAGCTCTCCAACGAGCAGAGGGACTTCGTGGAGATCTTCATCAAATCTCGCGGCAACATCAAGGAAGTGGAGAGAGAGCTCGGGGTGTCTTATCCGACCGTGCGCGGTAGGCTTGACGCGGTCATCCAGGCGCTAGGCTACCCCGTGGAACGCGACAAAGATGATGAGGCGCAACTCGAGACGAGGCGCAAGGCGGTCCTGGAATCGCTCGCCAAGGGCGAGATCCGCGCCGACGAGGCGATCAAGCTCCTCAAACAGCGATGA
- the uvrA gene encoding excinuclease ABC subunit UvrA yields MGKQQIVVRGARQHNLKNIDLEIPRDRLVVITGLSGSGKSSLAFDTIYAEGQRRYVESLSAYARQFLGQMDKPDVDYIEGLSPAIAIDQKSGSRNPRSTVGTVTEIYDYLRLLFARIGKPHCPKCGKPITQQTVQQIVDQVMALGEGTRVQVLAPVIRGKKGEHRKVIEDIRKEGFVRVRVNGEVRGVDEDIALERYKIHSIEIVVDRLIIRPGVETRLADSLELAMKRGEGIAVVNVLGSESSRDLVFSEKFACPDCGVSFEELAPRMFSFNSPYGACPECAGLGTKEEIDPELVLDLDRSIMEGGIVPWERSWQGTRSDYFARRVMAVCERFGIDPSVPIGRLPGEHQRLLLYGAGRERFRYQYHNFAGELVWHESYYEGVVPYLERRYREAHSEAAREEIEQFITARPCPACHGARLKPESLAVKVAGKSIVEVTAMSCSEAREFFDGLVLTEREATIARQILKEIRERLGFLVDVGLDYLTLDRAAGTLAGGEAQRIRLATQIGSSLVGVLYILDEPSIGLHQRDNKRLIDTLKRLRDLGNTVLVVEHDEETIRAADHIIDIGPGAGAEGGYVVASGTIDDIMACERSITGQYLAGKRSIVVPTRRRSPNGKALLIKGAREHNLKNIDVEIPLGVFVCVTGVSGSGKSTLINEILHRRLVHELNRAAVKPGAHDAILGIEHLDRVIEVDQSPIGRTPRSNPATYTGTFDLIRETFALTPEAKVRGYGPGRFSFNVKGGRCEACKGDGIIKIEMHFLPDVYVPCEVCRGRRYNRETLDIKYRGKSIADVLDMRVDEALEFFKNLPRIRRKLETLNDVGLGYIKLGQPATTLSGGEAQRVKLATELARRSNGRTLYILDEPTTGLHFADIEKLLNVLGRLVDAGDTVIVIEHNLDVIKTADYIIDLGPEGGERGGTVVACGTPEEVARCERSYTGQFLKKVLGI; encoded by the coding sequence GTGGGAAAGCAGCAGATAGTCGTGAGAGGTGCGCGCCAGCACAACCTCAAAAACATAGATCTCGAAATCCCCAGAGACAGACTAGTCGTCATCACGGGTTTGTCGGGCTCGGGCAAGTCCTCTCTGGCGTTCGACACTATCTACGCTGAAGGCCAGCGTCGCTATGTAGAGTCGCTCTCGGCGTACGCCAGGCAGTTCCTGGGACAGATGGACAAGCCGGACGTGGACTACATCGAGGGGCTGTCACCGGCCATCGCCATAGACCAGAAGAGCGGAAGTCGGAACCCCAGGTCCACCGTGGGAACGGTCACCGAGATCTACGACTATCTGCGGCTTCTTTTCGCGAGAATAGGAAAGCCGCATTGTCCGAAATGCGGTAAGCCTATCACCCAGCAGACGGTTCAGCAAATCGTTGACCAGGTCATGGCGCTTGGCGAGGGCACGAGGGTGCAAGTCCTCGCCCCGGTCATCCGGGGAAAGAAGGGGGAGCACAGGAAGGTCATCGAGGACATCCGCAAGGAAGGTTTCGTGCGTGTGCGGGTCAACGGAGAAGTACGCGGGGTGGACGAGGACATAGCCCTCGAGCGCTACAAGATCCACAGCATCGAGATAGTTGTGGACCGCCTCATCATTCGTCCCGGCGTCGAGACGCGCCTCGCAGACTCGCTTGAGCTCGCCATGAAACGTGGCGAGGGGATAGCCGTGGTCAACGTGTTGGGAAGCGAAAGCAGCCGAGACCTCGTATTCAGTGAGAAGTTCGCTTGCCCGGACTGCGGGGTTAGCTTCGAGGAGCTTGCGCCGAGGATGTTCTCGTTCAACAGCCCTTACGGCGCGTGCCCAGAGTGCGCGGGCCTGGGCACCAAGGAGGAGATCGACCCAGAGCTTGTCCTCGACCTTGATAGGAGCATAATGGAGGGCGGCATTGTGCCCTGGGAGAGATCCTGGCAGGGCACTCGCAGCGATTACTTCGCTCGCCGGGTGATGGCCGTGTGTGAGCGGTTCGGGATAGACCCGTCCGTGCCGATAGGGCGCCTTCCCGGTGAACACCAGCGGCTCCTGTTGTACGGCGCAGGCAGGGAGAGGTTTCGGTATCAATACCACAATTTCGCGGGCGAGCTCGTGTGGCATGAGAGTTATTACGAAGGCGTTGTGCCGTACCTTGAGCGCCGGTACAGGGAGGCCCACTCGGAGGCTGCACGGGAGGAAATAGAGCAGTTCATCACGGCAAGGCCATGTCCGGCATGCCACGGTGCACGCCTCAAGCCCGAGAGCCTCGCGGTCAAGGTGGCCGGCAAGTCCATAGTGGAAGTAACCGCCATGTCGTGCTCGGAGGCGAGGGAGTTCTTCGACGGGCTCGTCCTGACCGAGCGTGAGGCGACCATAGCGAGGCAGATCCTGAAGGAGATCCGAGAAAGGCTGGGGTTCCTCGTGGACGTCGGGCTCGACTACCTCACCCTCGACAGAGCGGCAGGCACGCTCGCAGGCGGAGAGGCCCAGCGCATCCGGCTAGCGACGCAGATCGGGTCCAGCCTCGTCGGCGTCCTCTATATACTGGACGAGCCGAGCATCGGCCTTCACCAGCGCGACAACAAGCGACTCATCGACACCCTCAAGCGCCTTCGCGACCTCGGGAACACCGTGCTCGTCGTGGAGCACGACGAAGAAACCATTCGGGCGGCGGACCACATCATAGACATAGGCCCGGGGGCTGGCGCAGAGGGTGGGTACGTCGTGGCCTCGGGAACCATCGACGACATCATGGCCTGCGAGAGATCCATCACAGGGCAGTATCTCGCAGGCAAGCGGAGCATCGTGGTGCCGACACGGCGCCGTTCGCCGAACGGAAAGGCCCTCTTAATCAAGGGCGCGCGCGAACATAACCTGAAGAACATCGACGTCGAGATCCCGCTAGGAGTATTCGTCTGCGTCACGGGCGTCTCAGGATCCGGCAAGAGCACGCTCATAAACGAGATCCTCCATCGGAGGCTCGTCCATGAGCTTAACCGCGCCGCCGTCAAGCCCGGCGCCCATGACGCCATCCTCGGCATCGAACACCTAGACCGCGTTATCGAGGTGGACCAATCCCCGATCGGACGCACGCCCAGGTCGAACCCTGCTACGTACACCGGGACTTTCGACCTCATACGCGAGACCTTCGCGCTCACCCCTGAGGCGAAGGTGCGAGGCTACGGCCCGGGCAGGTTCAGCTTCAATGTCAAGGGCGGGCGGTGTGAGGCATGCAAGGGGGACGGCATCATCAAGATAGAGATGCACTTCCTGCCCGACGTGTACGTCCCGTGCGAGGTGTGCAGGGGCAGGCGCTACAACCGGGAGACGTTGGACATCAAGTACAGGGGCAAGAGCATCGCCGATGTGCTTGACATGCGCGTTGATGAGGCGCTGGAGTTCTTCAAGAACCTCCCAAGGATCCGCCGCAAACTCGAGACGCTCAACGACGTCGGGCTCGGCTATATCAAGCTAGGCCAGCCCGCCACGACGCTCTCAGGTGGAGAGGCACAGAGGGTGAAGCTCGCCACCGAGCTCGCGAGACGGAGTAACGGCCGCACCCTGTACATCCTAGACGAGCCCACCACGGGGCTTCACTTCGCCGACATCGAAAAGCTCCTGAACGTGCTGGGTCGCCTCGTGGACGCCGGAGATACGGTGATAGTGATCGAGCACAACCTTGACGTCATCAAAACGGCGGACTACATCATAGATCTCGGTCCGGAGGGCGGAGAGCGCGGCGGCACGGTCGTAGCATGCGGCACCCCGGAAGAGGTCGCGAGGTGTGAGCGGTCCTACACTGGGCAGTTTCTTAAGAAGGTGCTTGGGATATGA
- a CDS encoding penicillin-binding protein 1A, translated as MRSGSFRWRSVVFTVVCSILIAFALARVLPVPAEQVGSVFYDIWGEVITSTVAGMRVQVPLSAISPRLREAVIAVEDERFYKHPGIDPIGIVRALVRNLRAGRVVEGGSTITQQLAKNMFLSPERTLGRKAAELLLTFYLELKFSKDEILERYLNLVYLGHGAYGVEAGARLYFGKSARDVSLGEAAILAGLIRGPFYYSPYRNAQAALDRREVVLDRMVSAGFITRAQAKAAAREPLELAGLGTRETRAAPYFIDLVMEEVLRRLGDGGNLLYSGGLKVYTTLDMSMQRAAEKAFAKGLDALTPQPPAQPVVQPQGALVAIDPTCGHVRALIGGRSFRETQFNRATQAKRQPGSAFKPFFYAAALDSGFTAATTLTCEPLTFWSDGTPYTPTDYGEFEYHYRGLTLREALVVSCNVVSVQLANIIGPEKGAEYARRLGITSPLRPHLSLVLGTSEVSPLEMAAAFAPFANGGKRVEPMFVVSVKDRHGRELLRNQPRVTQALDPRTAFIITDILRQVISKWGTAASIADKVTRPAAGKTGSTQDYADAWFVGYTPDLVCSVYVGYDDPATPLGKSGGAAAAPIWADFINDALAGRPPTAFQRPAGVVSREICNDTGYLATPFCPNTRWEVFKAEAVPTETCPWHGGTAPVTTGQARHRSRTGV; from the coding sequence GTGCGATCTGGAAGCTTCAGGTGGCGGTCGGTCGTATTCACGGTGGTTTGTTCCATCCTGATAGCGTTCGCGCTCGCGCGGGTGCTCCCTGTGCCGGCGGAACAGGTCGGAAGTGTGTTCTACGACATCTGGGGCGAGGTCATCACCTCGACTGTAGCTGGGATGCGCGTCCAGGTGCCTCTCTCGGCCATCTCACCTCGTCTGCGCGAGGCGGTCATCGCCGTGGAAGACGAGCGTTTCTACAAGCACCCCGGCATCGACCCTATCGGCATCGTCCGGGCCCTGGTCCGGAACCTCCGCGCGGGCCGAGTCGTGGAAGGCGGCAGCACCATAACCCAGCAACTTGCGAAGAACATGTTCCTGTCTCCAGAGCGAACATTGGGACGGAAGGCCGCCGAGCTCCTTCTCACGTTTTATCTCGAGCTCAAGTTCTCAAAAGACGAGATTCTCGAACGCTACCTCAACCTCGTTTACCTTGGGCACGGGGCATACGGGGTGGAAGCCGGAGCACGCCTGTATTTCGGCAAGAGCGCTCGAGATGTGTCTCTCGGCGAGGCCGCTATCTTGGCAGGCCTCATAAGGGGGCCGTTCTACTACTCGCCGTACCGGAACGCGCAAGCCGCTCTGGACAGGCGCGAGGTCGTGCTGGACAGGATGGTCTCAGCAGGATTCATAACCAGGGCCCAGGCGAAGGCGGCGGCGCGAGAGCCCCTCGAGCTCGCGGGGCTCGGCACCCGCGAGACCAGGGCCGCGCCTTACTTCATCGATCTCGTGATGGAAGAGGTCCTGCGCCGCCTTGGCGACGGGGGGAACCTTCTGTACTCCGGGGGGCTGAAAGTGTACACAACTCTCGACATGTCCATGCAGAGGGCCGCCGAAAAAGCGTTCGCGAAGGGCCTCGACGCCCTCACTCCCCAGCCACCCGCGCAGCCGGTCGTTCAGCCGCAGGGAGCACTCGTCGCCATCGACCCGACTTGTGGCCACGTGCGCGCGCTTATCGGCGGGAGAAGCTTCCGTGAGACCCAGTTTAACCGCGCAACTCAGGCCAAGAGACAGCCCGGATCCGCATTCAAGCCGTTCTTTTACGCGGCCGCCCTGGACAGCGGCTTCACGGCCGCGACCACGCTCACTTGCGAGCCCCTGACCTTCTGGTCAGACGGGACGCCGTACACGCCCACGGATTACGGCGAGTTCGAGTACCACTACCGCGGGCTCACGTTGCGTGAAGCCCTCGTCGTCTCGTGCAACGTGGTCTCCGTCCAGCTCGCAAACATCATCGGGCCTGAAAAGGGAGCCGAGTACGCAAGGCGACTCGGTATCACAAGCCCTCTGCGACCACACCTTTCTCTGGTCCTCGGCACGTCCGAGGTCTCACCGCTCGAGATGGCCGCGGCATTCGCGCCCTTTGCCAACGGGGGAAAGCGGGTCGAGCCCATGTTCGTTGTGTCGGTCAAGGACCGGCACGGGCGCGAGCTCTTACGGAATCAGCCGCGCGTAACGCAGGCGCTCGACCCGAGGACTGCGTTCATCATAACCGACATCTTGAGACAGGTCATAAGCAAATGGGGGACAGCCGCGAGCATCGCGGACAAGGTCACGAGACCCGCCGCGGGCAAAACCGGCTCCACTCAGGACTACGCAGACGCGTGGTTCGTGGGATACACCCCGGACCTAGTATGCTCCGTCTATGTCGGGTACGACGACCCTGCCACCCCTCTCGGAAAGTCGGGCGGGGCAGCCGCCGCGCCGATCTGGGCCGATTTCATCAACGACGCGCTGGCGGGCAGGCCTCCCACAGCGTTTCAGCGGCCCGCCGGGGTGGTCTCCCGGGAGATCTGCAACGACACCGGCTACCTCGCAACGCCCTTCTGCCCGAACACCCGATGGGAGGTATTCAAAGCCGAGGCGGTGCCCACGGAGACCTGCCCATGGCATGGCGGCACTGCGCCGGTCACGACCGGGCAAGCCCGGCACCGATCGCGAACCGGAGTATAG